One part of the Sulfolobus tengchongensis genome encodes these proteins:
- a CDS encoding putative integrase — translation MIIRERKGKYYVYKLENVNSEIRETYVGSLDKVVKYYEKLKVEGVGDSPTPTVPRPGFEPGSRARETRKCFK, via the coding sequence GTGATTATACGTGAAAGAAAAGGCAAGTATTATGTTTACAAGCTAGAGAATGTGAATAGTGAGATAAGAGAGACTTACGTAGGTTCTTTAGATAAGGTAGTTAAATATTATGAAAAATTGAAAGTGGAGGGAGTAGGAGATTCCCCCACCCCCACAGTGCCGCGGCCGGGATTTGAACCCGGGTCACGGGCTCGAGAGACTAGAAAATGTTTCAAATAA
- a CDS encoding peptidylprolyl isomerase, which produces MFKNNDFIYIEYTARVKDTGEIVDTTNEEEAKKANIYDETRSYGPRLVILGENRLIKGLEEALYNFNLNEEKTIEIPPEKAYGERDNNKIRIVPLGELRRQGITATPNKVLRLADGNLAVIRSVSGGRVVLDLNHPLAGRTLVYTVKVVKVLENARDKIFALIERRFSSKYSNSFNVELDDSKKNVRITVPKELYLLEDLQIGIYSLAYEIINYVLPEYTVEFVQQYSKTTFSSS; this is translated from the coding sequence ATGTTTAAAAATAACGATTTTATTTACATCGAATATACGGCAAGGGTTAAAGATACTGGTGAGATAGTTGATACTACTAATGAGGAAGAAGCTAAGAAGGCTAACATATACGATGAGACAAGATCTTATGGTCCTAGGCTTGTAATTCTAGGTGAAAATAGACTAATAAAAGGACTAGAAGAGGCATTGTATAATTTTAATTTAAATGAAGAAAAGACTATTGAAATTCCACCAGAGAAAGCATATGGTGAAAGAGATAACAACAAGATAAGAATTGTTCCTTTAGGTGAGTTAAGAAGACAAGGAATAACGGCAACTCCGAATAAGGTTTTGCGATTAGCTGATGGGAATCTAGCGGTTATAAGGAGTGTGAGTGGAGGTAGAGTAGTTTTAGATTTAAATCATCCATTAGCAGGCAGAACTTTAGTATATACTGTTAAGGTCGTCAAAGTTCTTGAAAATGCTAGAGATAAGATTTTTGCATTAATTGAGCGTAGATTTTCCTCAAAGTATTCCAATAGTTTTAATGTAGAACTTGATGATAGTAAGAAGAATGTAAGGATAACTGTACCAAAGGAGCTTTACTTATTAGAAGACTTACAGATTGGTATATATTCATTAGCCTATGAAATAATTAATTATGTTTTACCAGAATATACTGTAGAGTTCGTTCAACAATATTCTAAAACTACTTTTTCATCATCGTAA